From a single Phalacrocorax aristotelis chromosome 1, bGulAri2.1, whole genome shotgun sequence genomic region:
- the LAMP1 gene encoding lysosome-associated membrane glycoprotein 1 yields MARARGARGLLAAAALLGFLQASSSFEVKDSGGKVCIIADLTVAFSVEYKSNGLKEFAHFFLPQNATVEPQSSCGKSNTSHPVLVLGFGAGHSLSLHFSESADKYQVKELVFHYNLSDATLFHNATTGEGKTVSHKTNIQAYMGTKYRCISPTQVNMKNVNITFSNVTLEAYLINGTLSKNKTECAEDMVSTTAVVPTTPKQATSQVPTTSPAPTALPPSPAVGKYNVTGPNGTCVLAYMGLQLNITYLKKDEKVGLDLLNFIPHNTTSFGTCNNTSAFLNLTFEKTRVIFHFALNASSEKFFLQGVTVSTTLPSEAKVPKFEASNNSMSELRATVGNSYKCSAEENLQVTDKALVNVFNVQIQVFKIDGDKFGAVEECQLDENNMLIPIIVGAALAGLVLIVLIAYLIGRKRSHAGYQTI; encoded by the exons GCTTTTTACAGGCTTCCTCTTCATTTGAGGTGAAAGATTCAGGTGGTAAGGTCTGCATAATCGCTGATCTGACAGTAGCCTTCTCAGTGGAATACAAAAGCAATGGGCTGAAAGAG TTTgcacacttttttcttccacaaaacgCCACAGTAGAGCCACAGAGCTCGTGTGGCAAAAGTAACACGTCTCATCCAGTTCTGGTACTGGGTTTTGGAGCAGGACATTCATTAAGCCTGCATTTCTCAGAATCTGCAGACAAGTACCAAGTCAAAGAGCTGGTTTTCCACTACAATCTGTCAGATGCAACTTTATTCCATAATGCAACTACAG gagaagggaagactgtATCACATAAAACTAATATTCAGGCATATATGGGCACAAAATACAGATGCATCAGCCCCACCCAAGTTAATATGAAGAACGTGAACATTACGTTTAGCAATGTTACTTTGGAAGCCTATCTCATAAATGGCACGCTCAGTAAGAACA agACAGAATGTGCTGAAGATATGGTCTCTACTACTGCTGTAGTGCCTACAACTCCTAAACAGGCTACTAGCCAGGTTCCAACAACTAGCCCAGCACCAACTGCATTGCCCCCAAGTCCTGCGGTTGGTAAATACAATGTGACTGGTCCAAATGGAACCTGTGTACTTGCCTACATGGGGTTACAGCTTAATAtcacctatttaaaaaaagatgaaaag GTGGGATTGgacttgctgaatttcatcccACATAATACAACTTCTTTTGGGACGTGCAACAATACATCTGCCTTCTTGAATCTGACCTTTGAGAAAACAAGGGTTATCTTCCACTTCGCATTG aatGCAAGTTCTGAAAAATTCTTCCTGCAAGGTGTGACTGTAAGCACGACTCTGCCTTCTGAAGCAAAAG TTCCAAAGTTTGAAGCCTCGAACAACAGCATGAGCGAGCTGAGAGCTACAGTAGGGAACTCCTACAAGTGCAGTGCAGAGGAGAATCTCCAGGTCACGGACAAAGCCCTTGTCAATGTATTTAATGTTCAGATCCAGGTTTTCAAGATTGATGGAGACAAATTTGGGGCAG tgGAAGAATGTCAGCTGGATGAAAACAACATGCTGATCCCTATAATAGTTGGTGCAGCCCTTGCTGGTCTTGTTCTAATTGTCTTGATTGCTTACTTGATTGGCAGAAAGAGGAGCCATGCTGGATATCAAACAATTTAA